A part of Micromonospora chersina genomic DNA contains:
- a CDS encoding non-heme iron oxygenase ferredoxin subunit → MIKICSTEDVPKGTAISADVDGTQIAVVHGEDDNFYAVYDECSHAAVALSEGEVDGCTLECWLHGSRFDLRTGEPTGLPATEPVPVYPVEVRDGDIYVSLTPSNGVTR, encoded by the coding sequence ATGATCAAGATCTGCTCCACCGAGGACGTGCCGAAGGGCACCGCGATCAGCGCCGACGTCGACGGCACGCAGATCGCCGTCGTGCACGGCGAGGACGACAACTTCTACGCCGTGTACGACGAGTGCTCGCACGCCGCGGTGGCCCTCTCCGAGGGCGAGGTCGACGGCTGCACGCTGGAATGCTGGCTGCACGGATCCCGTTTCGACCTACGGACCGGCGAGCCCACCGGGCTGCCCGCGACCGAACCCGTTCCCGTCTACCCCGTCGAAGTCCGCGACGGCGACATCTACGTCAGCCTGACGCCGAGCAATGGAGTGACCCGATAA
- the sufU gene encoding Fe-S cluster assembly sulfur transfer protein SufU — protein MQLDQLYQEIILDHYKHPHGRGLRDATDPAARVGEAHHVNPTCGDEITVRVSTDGKVFTDISYDGMGCSISQASASVLHELLRGRAADDAAVVHEAFVELMSGRGQVTPDEDVLGDGVAFAGVARYPARVKCALLSWMAFKDAAARAGVGVSPEVKA, from the coding sequence ATGCAGCTCGACCAGCTCTACCAGGAGATCATCCTGGACCACTACAAGCACCCGCACGGCCGTGGCCTGCGGGACGCGACGGACCCGGCCGCCCGGGTCGGCGAGGCGCACCACGTCAACCCGACCTGCGGCGACGAGATCACCGTGCGGGTGTCCACCGACGGCAAGGTGTTCACCGACATCTCGTACGACGGGATGGGCTGCTCGATCAGCCAGGCGTCGGCCAGCGTGCTGCACGAGCTGCTGCGCGGCCGGGCCGCCGACGACGCCGCCGTGGTGCACGAGGCGTTCGTCGAGTTGATGTCCGGGCGTGGCCAGGTCACGCCGGACGAGGACGTGCTCGGAGACGGGGTGGCGTTCGCGGGTGTCGCGCGCTACCCGGCCCGGGTGAAGTGCGCGCTGCTGTCGTGGATGGCGTTCAAGGACGCCGCGGCACGCGCCGGGGTGGGCGTGAGCCCGGAGGTGAAGGCATGA
- a CDS encoding metal-sulfur cluster assembly factor gives MSSEETATTPAAGGKAAIGDIEEAMKDVVDPELGINVVDLGLVYGVHVDEQNVATLDMTLTSAACPLTDVIEDQARQALTTGPGGGLVNDIRINWVWLPPWGPDKITDEGRDQLRSLGFNV, from the coding sequence ATGAGCAGCGAAGAAACCGCCACCACGCCGGCGGCCGGCGGCAAGGCCGCGATCGGCGACATCGAGGAGGCGATGAAGGACGTCGTCGACCCCGAGCTGGGCATCAACGTGGTCGACCTCGGCCTCGTCTACGGCGTCCACGTCGACGAGCAGAACGTCGCCACCCTGGACATGACGCTGACCTCGGCGGCCTGCCCGCTCACCGACGTGATCGAGGACCAGGCCCGGCAGGCGCTGACCACCGGCCCGGGCGGCGGCCTGGTGAACGACATCCGGATCAACTGGGTCTGGCTGCCGCCGTGGGGCCCCGACAAGATCACCGACGAGGGCCGGGACCAGCTCCGCTCCCTCGGCTTCAACGTCTGA
- a CDS encoding acVLRF1 family peptidyl-tRNA hydrolase — protein sequence MTSRPAAGGGRWVEVDPGRVARWVEGFADRHGPPTTSVEGYGLLLTAPDGATAQLHTPPGAPATADVPGFVAAAGAPRRLGLLLARKGAVAVGVADGPDLVVSKVDTRYVQGRTAAGGWSQQRFARRRDNQAKAALGDAAELAVRLLLPEASTLTALVCGGDRKAVDTVLADRRLAPLAAVRAERLLDVPEPRHAVLVGAVAAARAVWILVRDPEPDGAR from the coding sequence GTGACCAGCCGACCCGCAGCCGGGGGCGGCCGGTGGGTCGAGGTCGACCCGGGCCGCGTCGCCCGCTGGGTCGAGGGCTTCGCCGACCGGCACGGCCCGCCCACCACGTCCGTGGAGGGGTACGGTCTGCTGCTCACCGCCCCGGACGGCGCCACCGCCCAGTTGCACACCCCGCCGGGGGCCCCGGCCACCGCCGACGTGCCCGGGTTCGTGGCCGCGGCCGGCGCGCCCCGCCGGCTGGGCCTGCTGCTGGCCCGCAAGGGCGCCGTGGCGGTCGGCGTCGCCGACGGCCCCGACCTGGTCGTCTCCAAGGTGGACACCCGGTACGTGCAGGGGCGCACCGCCGCCGGCGGCTGGTCGCAGCAGCGCTTCGCCCGGCGGCGGGACAACCAGGCGAAGGCGGCGCTGGGGGATGCGGCCGAACTGGCCGTACGCCTGCTGTTGCCGGAGGCGTCCACCCTGACGGCCCTGGTGTGCGGCGGGGACCGGAAGGCGGTGGACACGGTGCTGGCCGACCGCCGGCTGGCCCCGCTCGCCGCCGTGCGCGCGGAACGGCTGCTCGACGTGCCCGAGCCCCGGCACGCGGTGCTGGTCGGCGCGGTGGCCGCGGCCCGCGCGGTGTGGATCCTGGTCCGCGACCCCGAACCCGACGGCGCCCGCTGA
- a CDS encoding right-handed parallel beta-helix repeat-containing protein: MSRKGLATTVPQRLTPVAGAPLWCDAHEFGLTGDGVTNDQPALAALVDRLGEGYDADGRARVIYCPPGIYSIRDAGTVWRSGVSLIGAGSAATRFLLSNEGNRDDPVPLAYWTTVQHGADRDRHIADCTFADFEIDGSGVGMASYNYLAKGLGLQYVVRGVFRNLYIHHTGATGLGCDFLQDSLIDGVVVVGCGRLDNGEQMGGAGIGVGIGGWGDVERLTIANCTTLGNGTNGIFLELQKDYWPPPRGFRIVGCHSQANRFGISDWGADGLIVSACTLTNNLEAGFDVSANGTAGIAGRGGLLTDCMIDRNVGDGISMGNTPGPYAVRGNRISRNGGYGYHEHDLGHGHRGPAADVVIEGNDIWENALDGIRIDRPMVDAAVVGNRIRDNGRRSAPGCRGSGATVRYAPRRVTDGSADWPPGGHRGKVVHVDSRTAVVADNTGTELSLAEVRPDGATGWNEATPAPGTPYELPAGPPERAGIAVNAPFDSATVRGNRIWHRDEHTQTYGFWVTGAGSCVSCRVEDNDFAGNETAVRLDTPPIGGRWDRNHHDGE, translated from the coding sequence GTGTCGCGCAAGGGCCTGGCCACCACCGTCCCGCAGCGGCTCACGCCGGTGGCCGGCGCGCCGCTGTGGTGCGACGCCCACGAGTTCGGGCTCACCGGCGACGGCGTCACCAACGACCAGCCCGCGCTGGCGGCCCTGGTGGACCGCCTGGGCGAGGGGTACGACGCCGACGGCCGGGCCCGGGTGATCTACTGCCCGCCCGGCATCTACTCGATCCGGGACGCCGGCACCGTCTGGCGCAGCGGCGTGTCGCTGATCGGTGCGGGCTCGGCGGCGACCCGGTTCCTGCTCAGCAACGAGGGCAACCGGGATGACCCCGTCCCGCTGGCGTACTGGACCACCGTGCAGCACGGCGCGGACCGGGACCGGCACATCGCCGACTGCACCTTCGCCGACTTCGAGATCGACGGTTCCGGCGTCGGCATGGCCAGCTACAACTACCTCGCCAAGGGCCTCGGCCTCCAGTACGTGGTGCGTGGCGTCTTCCGCAACCTCTACATCCACCACACCGGGGCGACAGGTCTGGGCTGCGACTTCCTCCAGGACAGCCTGATCGACGGGGTGGTCGTGGTGGGCTGCGGCCGGCTGGACAACGGCGAGCAGATGGGCGGCGCGGGCATCGGCGTCGGCATCGGTGGCTGGGGCGACGTGGAGCGGCTCACCATCGCCAACTGCACCACCCTGGGCAACGGCACCAACGGGATCTTCCTGGAACTGCAGAAGGACTACTGGCCGCCGCCGCGCGGCTTCCGCATCGTCGGGTGCCACAGCCAGGCCAACCGGTTCGGGATCTCCGACTGGGGTGCCGACGGGCTGATCGTCTCGGCCTGCACGCTCACGAACAACCTGGAGGCGGGCTTCGACGTCTCGGCCAACGGCACGGCCGGGATCGCCGGGCGGGGCGGCCTGCTGACCGACTGCATGATCGACCGGAACGTGGGCGACGGGATCAGCATGGGCAACACCCCCGGCCCGTACGCGGTCCGGGGCAACCGGATCAGCCGCAACGGCGGCTACGGCTACCACGAGCACGACCTGGGCCACGGGCACCGGGGCCCGGCGGCGGACGTGGTGATCGAGGGCAACGACATCTGGGAGAACGCGCTGGACGGTATCCGGATCGACCGCCCCATGGTCGACGCCGCCGTGGTCGGCAACCGGATCCGGGACAACGGGCGACGGTCCGCCCCGGGATGCCGCGGTTCCGGCGCGACCGTGCGGTACGCCCCGCGCCGGGTCACCGACGGGTCGGCGGACTGGCCGCCCGGCGGGCACCGGGGCAAGGTCGTGCACGTCGACTCGCGCACCGCGGTGGTGGCCGACAACACCGGCACCGAGCTGTCGCTGGCCGAGGTGCGGCCCGACGGCGCCACCGGCTGGAACGAGGCCACCCCGGCGCCCGGCACCCCGTACGAGCTGCCGGCCGGGCCGCCGGAGCGCGCCGGGATCGCGGTCAACGCCCCGTTCGACTCGGCCACGGTCCGGGGAAACCGGATCTGGCACCGGGACGAGCACACCCAGACCTACGGGTTCTGGGTGACCGGCGCGGGCAGTTGCGTCTCGTGCCGGGTGGAGGACAACGACTTCGCCGGGAACGAGACCGCCGTCCGGCTGGACACCCCGCCGATCGGCGGCCGCTGGGACCGCAACCACCACGATGGGGAGTGA
- a CDS encoding cysteine desulfurase, which yields MTSIAIPSGMPQYDDVPRFDVARVRADFPILDREVNGHPLVYLDSANTSHKPRQVLDVLAEHYAMHNANVSRSVHTLGTEATEAYEGARAKIAAFINAPSADEVVFTKNSTEAINLVAYAFSNASLRPDADPRFRIGPGDEIVISEMEHHSNIVPWQLLAERTGATLRWFPVTDHGRLDESGLDDLVTERTKIVSLVHMSNILGTVNATARITQRVREVGALLLLDCSQSVPHLPMDVVDYDADFIVFTGHKMCGPTGVGVLWGRGELLAAMPPVLGGGSMIETVTMARSTFAAPPARFEAGTPPIAEAVALGAAVDYLTGIGMRAIQWHEKELTAYALDALATVPGLRIFGPNVPVGRGGTISFALGDVHPHDVGQVLDSLGVQVRVGHHCAKPVCTRFGVPAMTRASFYLYTTTEEIDALVAGLEQVRKVFD from the coding sequence ATGACCTCGATCGCGATCCCGTCGGGCATGCCGCAGTACGACGACGTGCCCCGCTTCGACGTGGCGCGGGTGCGTGCCGACTTCCCGATCCTGGACCGGGAGGTCAACGGGCACCCGCTGGTCTACCTCGACAGCGCCAACACCTCGCACAAGCCGCGGCAGGTGCTCGACGTGCTCGCCGAGCACTACGCGATGCACAACGCCAACGTGTCGCGCTCGGTGCACACGCTGGGCACCGAGGCGACCGAGGCGTACGAGGGGGCCCGGGCGAAGATCGCCGCCTTCATCAACGCGCCCAGCGCGGACGAGGTGGTGTTCACCAAGAACTCCACCGAGGCGATCAACCTGGTGGCGTACGCGTTCTCCAACGCCTCGCTGCGCCCGGACGCCGACCCGCGCTTCCGGATCGGGCCCGGTGACGAGATCGTCATCTCCGAGATGGAGCACCACTCGAACATCGTCCCGTGGCAGCTCCTCGCCGAGCGCACGGGCGCGACCCTGCGCTGGTTCCCGGTCACCGACCACGGCCGGCTCGACGAGTCCGGGCTGGACGACCTGGTCACCGAGCGGACGAAGATCGTCTCGCTGGTGCACATGTCCAACATCCTGGGCACCGTCAACGCCACCGCGCGGATCACCCAGCGGGTCCGCGAGGTGGGCGCCCTGCTGCTGCTCGACTGCTCGCAGTCGGTGCCGCACCTGCCCATGGACGTGGTCGACTACGACGCCGACTTCATCGTCTTCACCGGCCACAAGATGTGCGGCCCGACGGGCGTCGGCGTGCTCTGGGGCCGGGGCGAACTGCTCGCCGCGATGCCCCCGGTGCTCGGCGGCGGCTCGATGATCGAGACCGTGACGATGGCGCGCTCCACGTTCGCCGCGCCGCCGGCCCGGTTCGAGGCGGGCACCCCGCCGATCGCCGAGGCCGTGGCGCTCGGCGCGGCGGTCGACTACCTCACCGGGATCGGCATGCGGGCGATCCAGTGGCACGAGAAGGAGCTGACGGCGTACGCGCTGGACGCCCTCGCCACCGTGCCGGGCCTGCGGATCTTCGGCCCGAACGTGCCGGTCGGCCGGGGCGGCACCATCTCCTTCGCGCTCGGCGACGTGCACCCGCACGACGTCGGGCAGGTGCTCGACTCGCTCGGCGTGCAGGTCCGGGTGGGGCACCACTGCGCCAAGCCGGTGTGCACCCGGTTCGGCGTGCCGGCCATGACCCGGGCCTCGTTCTACCTGTACACCACGACCGAGGAGATCGACGCGTTGGTGGCCGGTCTCGAGCAGGTGCGGAAGGTGTTCGACTGA
- the sufB gene encoding Fe-S cluster assembly protein SufB, translating into MTEQIVQPLTQEEQLAALGRYEYGWADPDVAGASAQRGLNEAVVRDISAKKNEPAWMLDLRLKGLRLFDRKPMPAWGADLTGIDFDNIKYFVRSTEKQATSWEDLPEDIKNTYDRLGIPEAEKQRLVAGVAAQYESEVVYHKIREDLEEQGVIFLDTDTALREHEDIFKEYFGTVIPVGDNKFAALNTSVWSGGSFIYVPKGVHVEIPLQAYFRINTENMGQFERTLIIVDEGAYVHYVEGCTAPLYSSDSLHSAVVEIIVKKNARCRYTTIQNWSNNVYNLVTKRAVCHEGATMEWVDGNIGSKVTMKYPAVYMTGEHAKGEVLSVAMAGEGQHQDAGAKMVHAAPHTSSTIVSKSIARGGGRTSYRGLVQVLEGSHSSRSTVKCDALLVDTISRSDTYPYVDIREDDVSMGHEATVSKISDDQLFYLMSRGLSEDEAMAMIVRGFIEPIAKELPMEYALELNRLIELQMEGAVG; encoded by the coding sequence ATGACCGAGCAGATCGTCCAGCCCCTGACCCAGGAGGAGCAGCTCGCCGCCCTCGGTCGCTACGAGTACGGCTGGGCCGACCCCGACGTCGCGGGGGCGTCCGCCCAGCGCGGCCTCAACGAGGCGGTGGTGCGGGACATCTCGGCCAAGAAGAACGAGCCGGCCTGGATGCTCGACCTGCGCCTGAAGGGCCTGCGGCTGTTCGACCGCAAGCCGATGCCGGCCTGGGGTGCGGACCTCACCGGGATCGACTTCGACAACATCAAGTACTTCGTGCGGTCCACCGAGAAGCAGGCCACCAGCTGGGAGGACCTGCCCGAGGACATCAAGAACACCTACGACCGGCTGGGCATCCCCGAGGCGGAGAAGCAGCGGCTGGTCGCCGGCGTCGCGGCGCAGTACGAGTCCGAGGTCGTGTACCACAAGATCCGTGAGGACCTCGAGGAGCAGGGTGTCATCTTCCTGGACACCGACACCGCGCTGCGCGAGCACGAGGACATCTTCAAGGAGTACTTCGGCACGGTGATCCCGGTCGGCGACAACAAGTTCGCCGCGCTGAACACCTCCGTCTGGTCCGGTGGCTCGTTCATCTACGTGCCGAAGGGCGTGCACGTGGAGATCCCGCTGCAGGCCTACTTCCGGATCAACACGGAGAACATGGGCCAGTTCGAGCGCACGCTGATCATCGTCGACGAGGGCGCGTACGTGCACTACGTCGAGGGCTGCACCGCGCCCCTCTACTCCTCGGACTCGTTGCACAGCGCGGTCGTGGAGATCATCGTCAAGAAGAACGCCCGGTGCCGCTACACGACCATCCAGAACTGGTCGAACAACGTGTACAACCTGGTGACCAAGCGCGCCGTCTGCCACGAGGGCGCGACCATGGAGTGGGTCGACGGCAACATCGGCTCCAAGGTGACCATGAAGTACCCGGCGGTCTACATGACCGGCGAGCACGCCAAGGGCGAGGTGCTCTCGGTGGCCATGGCCGGCGAGGGGCAGCACCAGGACGCGGGCGCCAAGATGGTGCACGCCGCGCCGCACACCTCCTCGACCATCGTGTCGAAGTCGATCGCCCGGGGCGGCGGCCGCACCTCCTACCGGGGCCTGGTGCAGGTGCTGGAGGGCTCGCACAGCAGCCGCAGCACGGTGAAGTGCGACGCGCTGCTCGTCGACACCATCTCCCGCTCCGACACCTACCCCTACGTCGACATCCGCGAGGACGACGTGTCGATGGGGCACGAGGCGACCGTCTCCAAGATCAGCGACGACCAGCTCTTCTACCTGATGAGCCGGGGCCTGAGCGAGGACGAGGCCATGGCGATGATCGTGCGCGGCTTCATCGAGCCCATCGCCAAGGAGCTCCCGATGGAGTACGCCCTGGAGCTCAACCGCCTGATCGAGCTCCAGATGGAGGGCGCGGTCGGCTGA
- a CDS encoding LysE family transporter: MTGAFLAGLVAGYGVAVPVGAIAILILGLSARTGFRVGAAAALAVATADGLYAAVAALGGAGLAGIIAPVAGPLRVVAALVLLGLAGHGLWRTWSARRTREVAEAPVGRGLNTPGRAYAALLGLTLLNPATVLYFAALVLGRQDTADPDGATAALFVAGAFLASASWQLVVAGGGTMVGRALAGPRGRLVTGLVSSALIAALAVATLLPD, translated from the coding sequence GTGACCGGGGCGTTCCTCGCCGGTCTCGTGGCCGGCTACGGCGTCGCCGTCCCGGTCGGCGCGATCGCGATTCTCATCCTCGGGCTCAGCGCCCGCACCGGTTTCCGGGTCGGCGCGGCCGCGGCGCTCGCGGTGGCCACCGCCGACGGGCTCTACGCGGCGGTCGCCGCGCTCGGCGGCGCCGGCCTGGCCGGGATCATCGCGCCGGTCGCCGGCCCGCTGCGGGTGGTGGCCGCCCTGGTCCTGCTGGGGCTCGCCGGTCACGGGCTGTGGCGGACGTGGTCCGCCCGGCGGACCCGCGAGGTCGCGGAGGCGCCGGTCGGGCGGGGGCTGAACACGCCCGGGCGGGCGTACGCGGCGCTGCTCGGCCTCACCCTGCTGAACCCGGCCACGGTGCTCTACTTCGCCGCGCTGGTGCTCGGCCGCCAGGACACCGCCGACCCGGACGGCGCGACAGCCGCGCTCTTCGTGGCCGGCGCGTTCCTGGCCTCGGCGAGCTGGCAACTGGTCGTCGCCGGTGGGGGCACCATGGTCGGCCGGGCCCTGGCCGGGCCGCGCGGCCGCCTGGTCACCGGCCTCGTCTCCAGCGCCCTGATCGCCGCCCTCGCCGTCGCCACCCTGCTGCCCGACTGA
- a CDS encoding helix-turn-helix transcriptional regulator, protein MKNAAALSGHQPAAVPAVGASASTDLSTRDRVTQLLLERGATTAAQLGSALGLSPAAIRRHLDAMLADGDVEAREQVVRGSRGRGRPAKVFLLTEAARVRCGTHHYDNIATAALRWIARTGGSRAVEAFAAEQVTALEERCRAAMEDAGTDPLARAEALAGALTAEGYAANASTIASGGQLCQHHCPVAHVAAEFPQLCEAETAVISRLVGTHVQRLATIAHGDGVCTTHIPTQPRAQSGNTVTTVRTDR, encoded by the coding sequence GTGAAAAACGCGGCGGCGCTCTCCGGGCACCAGCCGGCAGCCGTCCCGGCTGTCGGTGCTTCCGCGTCCACCGATCTCTCCACCCGCGACCGGGTCACCCAGCTGCTGCTGGAGCGGGGCGCGACCACCGCGGCCCAGCTCGGCTCGGCGCTCGGGCTCAGCCCGGCCGCGATCCGCCGGCACCTCGACGCGATGCTCGCCGACGGCGACGTGGAGGCCCGCGAGCAGGTCGTCCGGGGCAGCCGGGGCCGGGGCCGACCGGCCAAGGTCTTCCTGCTCACCGAGGCGGCCCGCGTCCGCTGCGGCACCCACCACTACGACAACATCGCCACGGCCGCCCTGCGCTGGATCGCCCGCACCGGCGGCTCGCGTGCCGTCGAGGCGTTCGCCGCGGAGCAGGTGACCGCGCTGGAGGAGCGCTGCCGCGCCGCCATGGAGGACGCCGGCACCGACCCGCTCGCCCGGGCGGAGGCGCTCGCCGGGGCGCTGACCGCCGAGGGCTACGCTGCCAACGCGTCCACGATCGCCTCCGGCGGCCAGCTGTGCCAGCACCACTGCCCGGTGGCGCACGTGGCCGCCGAGTTCCCCCAGCTGTGCGAGGCCGAGACCGCGGTGATCTCCCGTCTGGTCGGCACCCACGTGCAGCGCCTGGCCACCATCGCGCACGGCGACGGGGTGTGCACCACGCACATTCCCACCCAGCCGCGTGCCCAGTCCGGTAACACCGTCACCACTGTGAGGACAGATAGATGA
- the sufD gene encoding Fe-S cluster assembly protein SufD → MTTQASAPPATKSQALRSYDVADFPALTGLEEEWRFTPLKRLRGLVGGAQAATGTVRHEHGDLPEGVTVGRIGRDDPRVGSVLTPFDRVSALAYGGVDEALLVQVARDAVVETPVSLRVVGQGADALALGHTFVEVGRFAEVTLVLEHVGSATLADNVEVAVADGAKLTLVTVADWADDAVQAQHLKVKLGRDAKVVHVQVSLGGDLVRQYTSVEYTQRGGEAELYGVYFADSGQHLEHRQLVDHTVPDCRSYVGYRGALQGDSAHTVWVGDVLIRAEATGTDTYEINRNLLLTDGARADSVPNLEIETGEIAGAGHASATGRFDDEQLFYLMARGIPEGEARRLVVRGFFAELINKIPVEELRERLGDAIEARLTKAGA, encoded by the coding sequence ATGACTACCCAGGCTTCCGCGCCGCCCGCGACCAAGTCGCAGGCGCTCCGCTCGTACGACGTCGCCGACTTCCCGGCCCTCACGGGCCTGGAGGAGGAGTGGCGCTTCACCCCGCTCAAGCGCCTCCGTGGCCTCGTGGGTGGGGCGCAGGCCGCCACCGGCACGGTCCGCCACGAGCACGGCGACCTGCCCGAGGGCGTCACCGTCGGCCGGATCGGCAGGGACGACCCGCGGGTGGGCAGCGTGCTCACCCCGTTCGACCGGGTCAGCGCGCTGGCGTACGGCGGGGTCGACGAGGCGCTGCTGGTGCAGGTCGCCCGGGACGCCGTGGTCGAGACCCCGGTGAGCCTGCGGGTGGTCGGTCAGGGCGCGGACGCGCTCGCCCTCGGCCACACCTTCGTCGAGGTGGGCCGGTTCGCCGAGGTGACCCTGGTCCTGGAGCACGTCGGGTCCGCCACGCTTGCCGACAACGTCGAGGTGGCGGTCGCCGACGGCGCGAAGCTGACCCTGGTCACCGTCGCCGACTGGGCCGACGACGCCGTGCAGGCGCAGCACCTCAAGGTGAAGCTGGGCCGCGACGCCAAGGTGGTGCACGTCCAGGTGAGCCTCGGCGGCGACCTGGTCCGGCAGTACACCTCCGTGGAGTACACCCAGCGGGGCGGCGAGGCCGAGCTGTACGGCGTCTACTTCGCCGACTCCGGCCAGCACCTGGAGCACCGCCAGCTGGTCGACCACACCGTGCCGGACTGCCGCAGCTACGTCGGCTACCGGGGCGCCCTCCAGGGCGACAGCGCGCACACCGTCTGGGTGGGTGACGTGCTGATCCGGGCCGAGGCGACCGGCACCGACACGTACGAGATCAACCGGAACCTGCTGCTCACCGACGGCGCCCGGGCGGACTCGGTGCCGAACCTGGAGATCGAGACCGGCGAGATCGCCGGCGCCGGGCACGCGAGCGCGACCGGCCGCTTCGACGACGAGCAGCTCTTCTACCTGATGGCCCGGGGCATCCCGGAGGGCGAGGCCCGCCGCCTGGTGGTCCGCGGCTTCTTCGCCGAGCTGATCAACAAGATCCCGGTCGAGGAGCTGCGCGAGCGGCTCGGCGACGCGATCGAGGCCCGCCTCACCAAGGCCGGCGCCTGA
- a CDS encoding COX15/CtaA family protein — protein MRRIRSVKASVRFPVSPTLLRRLAYTSIIANVAIVVTGGGVRLTRSGLGCPTWPRCTDESYIATPEMGINGAIEFGNRLLTFAVGIIALAVVLAVLAQRTRPRGLLPLAIGVLFGIPAQAVIGGITVLTNLNPWVVGLHFLASMGVIAAAYALWRRTAEPDGPVQPTVPAPLRTLALLTTVVSAAVLVVGTWVTGSGPHAGDQGAARNGLDPEAISQVHADGVFLLIGLSVALLFAFRAVGTARAARAAGVLVAVELGQGLIGFVQYFTHLPAVLVAAHMLGSCLVLLATLGVLWATRERRPAAPPAPATATRPADQPVTAAA, from the coding sequence GTGCGTAGGATTCGCTCCGTGAAGGCTTCCGTCCGGTTCCCGGTCTCCCCCACGCTGCTGCGTCGCCTCGCGTACACCTCGATCATCGCGAACGTGGCGATCGTGGTCACCGGCGGGGGTGTCCGGCTCACCCGATCCGGGCTCGGCTGCCCGACCTGGCCCCGGTGCACCGACGAGTCGTACATCGCCACGCCGGAGATGGGCATCAACGGGGCGATCGAGTTCGGCAACCGGCTGCTCACCTTCGCGGTGGGGATCATCGCACTGGCCGTGGTGCTCGCCGTGCTGGCGCAGCGGACCCGCCCGCGCGGGCTCCTGCCCCTGGCGATCGGCGTGCTGTTCGGCATCCCCGCCCAGGCCGTGATCGGCGGCATCACGGTGCTCACCAACCTCAACCCCTGGGTGGTCGGGCTCCACTTCCTCGCCTCGATGGGGGTGATCGCCGCCGCGTACGCGCTCTGGCGGCGCACCGCCGAGCCGGACGGGCCGGTCCAGCCGACCGTGCCGGCGCCGCTGCGTACCCTCGCTCTGCTCACCACCGTGGTCAGCGCGGCCGTGCTGGTGGTCGGCACCTGGGTGACCGGCAGCGGGCCGCACGCGGGCGACCAGGGCGCGGCGCGCAACGGCCTGGACCCGGAGGCGATCTCCCAGGTGCACGCCGACGGCGTGTTCCTGCTCATCGGCCTCTCGGTGGCGCTGCTGTTCGCGTTCCGCGCGGTGGGCACCGCCCGGGCCGCCCGGGCCGCCGGGGTGCTGGTCGCGGTCGAACTGGGTCAGGGCCTGATCGGCTTCGTGCAGTACTTCACCCACCTGCCCGCCGTGCTGGTCGCGGCGCACATGCTCGGCTCCTGCCTGGTGCTGCTGGCCACCCTGGGCGTGCTCTGGGCCACCCGGGAGCGGCGTCCGGCCGCCCCGCCGGCCCCGGCGACCGCCACCAGACCGGCCGACCAGCCGGTCACCGCGGCCGCCTGA
- the sufC gene encoding Fe-S cluster assembly ATPase SufC: MSTLEIRDLKVSVKLPEGELKPILAGVDLTVKSGETHAIMGPNGSGKSTLAYSIAGHPKYEITGGSVTLDGEDVLAMSVDERARAGLFLAMQYPVEVPGVSVANFLRTAKTAIDGEAPKLRTWAGELRGAMEKLQMDPAFAQRNVNEGFSGGEKKRHEIVQLELLKPKMAILDETDSGLDVDALRVVSEGVNRVRGTGDTGLLLITHYTRILRYIKPDFVHVFVAGRIVEQGGPELADKLEEEGYERYVAGAGSARA, encoded by the coding sequence ATGAGCACCCTGGAGATCCGCGACCTGAAGGTGTCGGTCAAGCTGCCCGAGGGTGAGCTCAAGCCGATCCTGGCCGGTGTCGACCTGACCGTGAAGTCGGGCGAGACCCACGCGATCATGGGCCCGAACGGCTCCGGCAAGTCGACCCTGGCGTACTCGATCGCCGGTCACCCCAAGTACGAGATCACCGGCGGCTCGGTGACCCTCGACGGCGAGGACGTGCTGGCCATGTCCGTCGACGAGCGGGCCCGCGCCGGCCTCTTCCTCGCCATGCAGTACCCGGTCGAGGTCCCCGGCGTCTCGGTGGCCAACTTCCTGCGCACCGCCAAGACCGCCATCGACGGCGAGGCGCCGAAGCTGCGCACCTGGGCCGGCGAGCTGCGCGGCGCCATGGAGAAGCTCCAGATGGACCCGGCGTTCGCCCAGCGCAACGTCAACGAGGGCTTCTCCGGCGGTGAGAAGAAGCGGCACGAGATCGTGCAGCTGGAGCTGCTCAAGCCGAAGATGGCCATCCTCGACGAGACCGACTCCGGCCTCGACGTGGACGCGCTGCGCGTGGTCAGCGAGGGCGTCAACCGGGTGCGCGGGACCGGCGACACCGGCCTGCTGCTGATCACCCACTACACGCGGATCCTGCGCTACATCAAGCCCGACTTCGTGCACGTCTTCGTGGCCGGCCGGATCGTCGAGCAGGGCGGCCCGGAGCTGGCCGACAAGCTCGAGGAAGAGGGCTACGAGCGGTACGTCGCCGGGGCCGGTTCGGCGCGGGCCTGA